In Caldisericota bacterium, the following are encoded in one genomic region:
- a CDS encoding DUF5671 domain-containing protein → MKNKTETLRIFYLYGVGIVTLVMLVFGIIAFTSGVLNLVFLREEAFEWAYSIRSIVRNASLIVVGGFMFLYHWKIISRERHVKKGVKSDE, encoded by the coding sequence ATGAAAAACAAAACAGAAACTTTGCGTATCTTTTATCTTTATGGCGTGGGCATTGTTACGCTTGTTATGCTTGTTTTTGGTATCATTGCATTTACGTCCGGAGTACTTAACTTAGTATTTTTAAGAGAAGAAGCATTCGAATGGGCTTACTCCATACGGAGCATCGTAAGGAATGCATCGCTCATTGTGGTAGGTGGGTTTATGTTCTTATATCATTGGAAAATTATTAGCAGAGAAAGACATGTCAAAAAAGGGGTGAAAAGTGATGAATGA